Proteins found in one Triticum urartu cultivar G1812 chromosome 4, Tu2.1, whole genome shotgun sequence genomic segment:
- the LOC125552316 gene encoding ribosomal protein S7, mitochondrial → MGDFDGEQKELIKKLVNFRMIDGKRTRVRAIVYKTFHRLARTERDVIKLMVDAVDNIKPICEVVKVGVAGTIYDVPGIVARDRQQTLAIRWILGAAFKRRISYRISLEKCSFAEILDAYRKRGISRKRRENLHGLASTNRSFAHFRWW, encoded by the coding sequence ATGGGGGACTTTGATGGTGAGCAAAAAGAATTGATCAAGAAATTGGTAAACTTTCGCATGATCGATGGTAAAAGAACGAGAGTTCGTGCTATTGTTTATAAAACTTTTCACCGCCTAGCTCGAACTGAACGCGATGTAATAAAACTTATGGTTGACGCCGTAGATAATATAAAGCCAATATGCGAAGTGGTCAAAGTAGGAGTCGCAGGTACTATTTATGATGTTCCTGGGATTGTAGCCAGGGATCGTCAACAAACCTTAGCTATTCGTTGGATCCTTGGAGCAGCTTTCAAACGACGTATAAGCTACAGGATAAGCTTAGAGAAATGTTCATTTGCTGAGATACTGGATGCTTACCGAAAGAGGGGAATTTCACGTAAGAGAAGGGAGAATCTTCATGGACTGGCTTCCACCAATCGGAGTTTCGCGCATTTCAGATGGTGGTAA